The Candidatus Nanohalovita haloferacivicina genome has a window encoding:
- a CDS encoding ATP-dependent nuclease, which translates to MKLISFNINDYRSIDDSGECYLSPSITILAGKNEAGKTSILEALESFNFNQEIDDGAKPIGKDESLPKISLTFEISEAERSLFNEVDNSLTATITKVYPNTYNLDKKLEDVFPGVEDRRKEMSEKLQSVIASRKGKIEKFSSIEMQEFLEEDNISNAVPKIIDELERAISSNNNNQQANELKEVKEKIKGAYSDFLDYKEFDKFIRRTDFSEALPKFILFDSVEDNIPNEVGFYDLKDNNFVQDLSKISDLDPEIIKQDEDNRAKRKHKKKVNLKLNEDYEQFWTQDASKLSVDWDSDSLYFWIEEGAEYYEPSIRSKGKQWHLSFYTKLTAHANERNPPIVLIDDPGIHLHKKAQEDILRKLESLSEETKVVFTTHSPYLIDPNKLNRIRLIEKENSSGTEISKIHAGADYETLSPILTAMGAAPSLGLEASKKNTVVVEGISDYYYLQAFRELIEKTDSELNVVPSTGDTTMLHIAPILYGWGTDPIFLLDEDSSNGIGDKLMNEEELGISEDKIVSIPVEDGAIEDVFTEKDFKKHVLESPKKQFKSKNSMYMKRANKSKALSSKLFYEKVLEEDIDLEETTLQNIKKIFGKIDRARDSTSYIA; encoded by the coding sequence GTGAAATTAATAAGCTTCAACATCAACGACTACCGATCTATAGATGATAGCGGAGAATGTTATTTATCGCCTTCAATTACTATTCTAGCAGGTAAGAATGAAGCAGGCAAGACCTCAATACTAGAGGCCTTAGAGAGCTTTAATTTTAACCAGGAAATTGATGATGGAGCAAAGCCCATAGGTAAAGACGAGAGCCTTCCTAAGATTTCATTAACTTTTGAAATTAGCGAGGCTGAAAGGTCATTGTTTAATGAGGTTGATAATAGCTTAACAGCTACTATAACGAAGGTTTACCCTAATACTTACAATCTTGATAAAAAACTCGAAGATGTATTTCCTGGCGTTGAAGATCGGAGGAAAGAGATGTCCGAGAAGTTACAAAGTGTAATAGCAAGCAGAAAAGGCAAGATTGAGAAATTCAGTTCAATAGAAATGCAAGAATTCTTAGAAGAAGACAATATTAGTAATGCGGTTCCGAAAATAATAGATGAATTAGAAAGAGCTATATCTTCTAATAACAATAATCAGCAGGCAAATGAGCTTAAAGAGGTTAAAGAGAAGATAAAGGGCGCCTATAGTGATTTTTTAGACTACAAAGAGTTTGATAAGTTCATAAGGCGAACGGATTTTTCAGAGGCTTTACCAAAATTCATACTATTCGACTCCGTAGAGGACAATATACCTAATGAAGTTGGATTTTATGATTTGAAGGATAACAATTTTGTTCAAGATCTATCGAAAATTTCTGATTTGGATCCAGAGATAATAAAACAGGACGAGGATAATAGAGCAAAGAGGAAGCATAAGAAAAAAGTAAATTTAAAGTTAAATGAGGACTATGAACAATTCTGGACTCAAGACGCATCTAAATTAAGTGTGGACTGGGACTCCGATAGCTTATATTTTTGGATAGAAGAAGGTGCCGAATATTATGAGCCTTCTATAAGAAGCAAAGGTAAACAGTGGCACCTATCATTTTACACTAAGCTAACAGCACACGCTAATGAAAGAAATCCCCCCATAGTATTGATAGACGATCCTGGTATTCACCTTCATAAAAAGGCCCAGGAGGACATACTGAGGAAGTTGGAATCATTGTCAGAAGAGACTAAAGTAGTTTTCACCACACATTCTCCTTACCTTATAGATCCGAATAAACTTAACCGAATAAGACTTATTGAGAAAGAGAACTCATCTGGCACTGAAATAAGCAAAATCCATGCGGGTGCAGACTATGAGACACTTTCTCCTATACTGACTGCAATGGGAGCTGCACCCAGCTTAGGTTTAGAAGCATCCAAGAAAAATACTGTTGTTGTAGAAGGGATTTCAGATTATTATTACCTACAAGCCTTTAGAGAACTGATTGAGAAGACTGATTCTGAGCTCAATGTAGTTCCTTCTACAGGAGATACTACTATGCTCCATATAGCACCCATTCTTTATGGCTGGGGAACAGACCCAATATTTCTATTGGATGAAGATAGTAGTAACGGTATAGGAGATAAATTAATGAACGAAGAAGAATTGGGAATCTCCGAAGATAAGATAGTTTCAATTCCAGTAGAAGATGGTGCTATTGAAGATGTCTTCACAGAGAAAGACTTCAAAAAACATGTATTAGAGTCTCCAAAGAAGCAGTTTAAGTCCAAAAACTCTATGTATATGAAGCGCGCAAATAAAAGCAAGGCACTCTCATCAAAATTATTTTACGAAAAAGTGCTTGAGGAAGATATAGATCTAGAGGAGACAACTCTGCAAAATATAAAAAAGATCTTCGGGAAAATAGATAGAGCACGAGATTCTACGTCCTATATCGCCTAA
- a CDS encoding adenosylcobalamin-dependent ribonucleoside-diphosphate reductase, producing the protein MAKLEQKSDFKLPVKRVKGETVEERLTENAYERILPARYLLKDEEGEVVETPEEMFERVAKNVAQPDKNYDDVDFDNSWQEFYDLMTHQKFMPNSPTLMNAGADLQQLSACFVVHPEDDMDSIFNKVHDAAKIFQSGGGMGYPFHLMRPKGDIVSSTGGIASGPLSFQQVFDTMCGTIKQGGKRRGAQMGIMKIDHPDVLRFIVSKRKEGNLSNFNISVGLTEDFMEAVKNDEEYTLINPRTDEPFEVAKETAQFYNSDEEWYPQAEGSDTGKDDNFWRDHASSFGDEIEDFDINLEPGEEMKLPARFIWETLIDGAWRNGEPGLFMYDEANDMHSFDTEKHPEHSIEATNPCGEQPLENYEACNLGHINLSLLVDDQGDGSALSFPEWKQENSDRYDFEDEEDLKAAMQEYIQEAVDMEEFEYVAKTGLRFLDNVVTMSDFPLEEIEETVTDLRKVGLGLMGFAQMMIQLGIRYGSDESVAAAEEIQRLITLFSVEESNRLAEVRGEFPEWEKSKWANPTEYEEWFEQYTGGLDPENFEDGLKMRNHNTVTIAPTGTTSMIGNTSGGCEPIFSLAYFKNVAKDIQGEDMLVEFDDYFIKALEANNVDVEEVKEAAQEKMENNEWEGVESIPDDVLPQHVKEIFATANQVSAKEHIDIQAAFQKHNHSGISKTCNFPNSATKEDVREAYMRAYEQGVKGMTVYRDGTRETQVMQTNKENQLTDMDKVDMLSEIINEFGGAEDLLQSNEFQEVVGDTDLELQEEELSKEVTQEGIQADTEDTGQSTNMGGGHGIKERPKVAQGTTQEIETAYGDLFVTINNSENNGPFEVFANLGKSGGYTQSFTQALGRMTSLALRSGASGNDVIKQLDDIRSPQIAWDQGTQIHSVPDAIAEAMKRHLENHKGSQQTVDQFETQTQKTQKKGTTQPKTETEEQADKGDAASIVSDGGNPECPDCGGMLVLQEGCKKCPDCGWSKC; encoded by the coding sequence ATGGCAAAACTAGAACAAAAGTCAGACTTTAAGCTACCTGTCAAACGCGTAAAAGGAGAAACCGTTGAAGAGAGATTAACGGAAAACGCTTACGAGAGGATTCTACCGGCCAGATACCTTCTGAAAGATGAAGAAGGTGAAGTGGTAGAGACTCCTGAAGAAATGTTTGAGAGAGTAGCCAAGAACGTTGCACAACCAGACAAAAACTACGATGATGTAGACTTCGATAATTCATGGCAGGAATTCTACGACCTGATGACCCATCAGAAATTCATGCCAAACTCCCCAACACTGATGAACGCGGGAGCAGACCTACAGCAGCTATCAGCGTGTTTCGTCGTCCACCCTGAAGACGACATGGATTCAATTTTCAACAAGGTACACGACGCTGCAAAGATCTTCCAGTCCGGAGGAGGCATGGGATACCCATTCCACCTCATGAGGCCTAAAGGAGACATAGTATCCTCAACAGGAGGAATCGCATCAGGCCCTCTAAGCTTCCAGCAGGTATTCGACACGATGTGTGGAACAATCAAGCAAGGAGGCAAGAGAAGAGGCGCACAGATGGGAATCATGAAGATCGACCACCCAGACGTCCTCAGATTCATTGTATCAAAGAGAAAGGAAGGCAATTTATCCAACTTCAACATCTCAGTCGGCCTCACAGAAGATTTCATGGAAGCCGTCAAAAACGACGAAGAATACACACTGATCAACCCAAGAACCGACGAACCATTCGAAGTAGCAAAAGAAACAGCACAGTTCTACAACAGCGACGAAGAATGGTATCCACAGGCCGAAGGATCAGACACAGGAAAAGACGACAACTTCTGGAGAGACCACGCATCAAGCTTCGGAGACGAAATTGAAGACTTCGACATCAACCTCGAACCGGGAGAAGAAATGAAGCTCCCAGCAAGATTCATCTGGGAGACACTGATCGACGGCGCATGGAGAAACGGAGAACCAGGCCTCTTCATGTACGACGAAGCCAACGACATGCACAGCTTTGATACAGAAAAACACCCAGAACACAGCATCGAGGCCACAAACCCTTGTGGAGAACAGCCGCTTGAAAACTACGAGGCATGCAACCTGGGCCACATCAACCTAAGTCTTCTCGTAGACGACCAGGGAGACGGCTCCGCACTAAGCTTCCCTGAATGGAAACAGGAGAACTCCGACAGATACGACTTCGAAGACGAAGAAGATCTGAAGGCAGCAATGCAGGAGTACATCCAGGAAGCAGTAGACATGGAAGAATTCGAATACGTAGCCAAGACAGGCCTGCGTTTCCTCGACAACGTAGTCACAATGTCCGACTTCCCACTGGAAGAAATCGAAGAAACAGTAACAGACCTCAGAAAAGTAGGCCTCGGACTCATGGGATTCGCACAGATGATGATCCAGCTAGGAATCAGATACGGATCAGACGAATCAGTCGCAGCAGCAGAAGAAATCCAGCGGTTGATCACACTGTTCTCAGTAGAAGAATCCAACAGACTCGCAGAAGTCAGAGGAGAATTCCCAGAATGGGAGAAATCCAAATGGGCCAACCCAACAGAATACGAAGAATGGTTTGAACAGTACACAGGAGGCCTAGACCCAGAAAACTTTGAAGACGGCCTTAAGATGAGAAACCACAACACAGTAACCATCGCACCAACCGGAACAACCTCCATGATCGGAAACACTTCCGGAGGATGTGAACCAATCTTCAGCCTGGCCTACTTCAAGAACGTCGCAAAGGACATCCAGGGAGAAGACATGCTCGTCGAATTCGACGACTACTTCATCAAGGCCCTTGAAGCCAACAACGTCGACGTAGAAGAAGTCAAGGAAGCAGCACAGGAGAAAATGGAGAACAACGAATGGGAAGGAGTAGAATCCATCCCCGACGACGTACTGCCTCAACACGTCAAAGAAATCTTTGCAACAGCCAACCAGGTAAGTGCAAAGGAACACATTGACATTCAGGCAGCATTCCAGAAACACAACCACAGTGGAATCTCCAAAACCTGCAACTTCCCTAACTCAGCAACCAAGGAAGACGTCAGAGAGGCCTACATGAGAGCCTACGAACAAGGCGTCAAAGGCATGACAGTCTACAGAGACGGAACAAGAGAAACACAGGTCATGCAGACCAACAAAGAAAACCAGCTCACCGACATGGACAAAGTCGACATGCTATCCGAAATCATCAACGAATTCGGAGGAGCAGAAGACCTACTCCAATCCAACGAATTCCAGGAAGTAGTCGGCGACACAGACCTCGAACTACAGGAAGAAGAACTTTCCAAAGAAGTCACACAGGAAGGAATCCAAGCCGACACAGAAGACACAGGGCAGTCCACAAACATGGGCGGAGGCCACGGAATCAAGGAAAGACCAAAAGTCGCACAGGGAACCACACAGGAAATAGAAACAGCCTACGGAGACCTGTTCGTCACAATCAACAACTCAGAGAACAATGGCCCATTCGAAGTATTCGCCAACCTAGGCAAATCAGGAGGCTACACACAGAGCTTCACACAGGCCCTAGGAAGAATGACCAGCCTCGCCCTACGTAGTGGCGCATCAGGCAACGACGTCATCAAACAGCTTGACGACATCCGCTCACCGCAGATTGCATGGGACCAGGGAACACAGATCCACTCAGTACCAGACGCAATCGCAGAAGCAATGAAACGCCACCTGGAAAACCACAAAGGTAGCCAGCAGACAGTCGACCAGTTCGAAACACAGACCCAAAAAACACAGAAAAAAGGCACAACACAGCCAAAAACAGAAACAGAAGAACAGGCCGACAAAGGAGACGCAGCAAGCATCGTCAGCGACGGCGGCAACCCAGAATGCCCAGACTGCGGAGGAATGCTAGTCCTCCAAGAAGGCTGCAAGAAATGCCCAGACTGCGGATGGTCCAAGTGCTAG
- a CDS encoding LamG-like jellyroll fold domain-containing protein yields MRPNPRTTTVLLISGLLLLGAGISVQASNQQSLTGYFRLDNVSQAADSSGLGNDTVIEGRSILLNGSAITINSTPELQSTFSSAPFTMAFWIKHDDSGGGWDTVVSWTAENATGATKSARAEMANSNESIYTRWIAETNECGYNGGGFWARNRNMEATPGEWHLYTVTYDGTTIKEYTDGEVQDQGGPGCKLADMVSDLTIRDNIRPKIDDFRVYNRTLAESEVEKLYRGQEVDNTDLVLFQRFDEGYQGCHLYYERPCLFGDTSNQITATPNSFNKDNQYEGWNNDVPRAKASEGIFSSNAVTLEPENGIGTSSFSFENHSVSFWMKTSGKGRYTIFSNQANQNIFNESTDWRGDVEDLGAQDGFSDVRLANASSNGGFEDIFTGRFYQDDYPDFAGDENYLYLKYWAKTNSIPVWGNSWDSEWVRKPEPDPDKYQLYILGSDGNEEPRKEYYRLYYDDDDSTSFGYYADPEVYKRNPQMQLVEDEFRVYTGNYSVLDTQRPSSALEEWNNYVFRRSNGEIQLYINGEKTDSVQTPEMSISSISGFRPFSDYNQLSIDEIRIYNKTLSEAEIQDLAMK; encoded by the coding sequence ATGAGGCCTAACCCGAGAACAACAACTGTCCTACTAATTTCAGGCCTTTTACTTCTTGGCGCAGGAATATCGGTCCAGGCCTCCAATCAGCAAAGCCTAACAGGTTATTTCAGATTAGACAACGTTAGCCAGGCTGCTGACTCTTCAGGCCTTGGAAATGATACTGTTATAGAAGGAAGATCAATACTGCTTAACGGTTCTGCAATAACAATCAACAGCACTCCTGAACTACAGTCAACCTTCAGCAGCGCACCTTTTACCATGGCCTTCTGGATCAAACATGACGACAGCGGAGGAGGATGGGATACAGTCGTCAGCTGGACAGCGGAAAACGCAACCGGCGCAACCAAGAGTGCAAGAGCTGAAATGGCCAACTCCAACGAAAGCATATACACGCGATGGATAGCAGAGACAAATGAATGCGGATACAACGGAGGAGGATTCTGGGCCAGAAACCGGAATATGGAGGCAACACCCGGCGAATGGCACCTATACACTGTAACATACGACGGAACCACAATAAAAGAATACACCGATGGAGAAGTTCAGGATCAGGGAGGCCCAGGATGCAAACTTGCGGACATGGTATCAGATCTCACAATTAGAGATAATATAAGGCCTAAAATCGACGACTTCCGCGTATACAACAGAACTCTAGCGGAGTCTGAAGTAGAAAAACTCTACAGGGGCCAAGAAGTCGACAATACTGATCTCGTGCTCTTCCAGAGATTTGATGAAGGATATCAGGGCTGCCACCTGTACTACGAGAGGCCATGCCTGTTCGGAGATACCTCCAACCAGATAACAGCAACACCAAACAGCTTCAACAAAGACAACCAATACGAAGGATGGAATAATGACGTGCCTCGTGCAAAGGCCTCAGAAGGAATATTCTCCAGCAATGCAGTAACTCTCGAACCAGAAAACGGTATTGGAACCTCCAGCTTCTCCTTTGAAAACCATTCTGTAAGCTTCTGGATGAAAACCTCGGGAAAAGGCCGATATACTATCTTCTCAAACCAGGCCAATCAGAATATCTTCAACGAGTCAACGGACTGGAGAGGCGATGTAGAAGACCTTGGAGCTCAGGACGGATTCTCAGATGTCAGACTCGCAAACGCATCTTCCAACGGAGGATTTGAGGACATATTCACAGGCCGGTTCTACCAGGATGATTACCCGGATTTTGCTGGCGATGAAAACTATCTATATCTGAAGTACTGGGCCAAGACCAACAGTATTCCTGTATGGGGTAATTCTTGGGACTCAGAATGGGTGCGAAAACCAGAACCTGATCCTGACAAATACCAGCTTTACATTCTGGGAAGCGATGGAAACGAAGAACCGCGAAAAGAGTACTACAGACTATACTACGACGATGATGACAGCACTTCGTTCGGATACTACGCAGATCCAGAAGTGTACAAGAGAAACCCGCAGATGCAGCTGGTGGAAGACGAATTCAGAGTATACACAGGAAACTACTCCGTGCTTGACACTCAAAGGCCTTCGTCCGCTCTAGAGGAATGGAACAACTACGTATTCAGAAGATCCAATGGAGAAATCCAGCTCTATATCAACGGAGAGAAAACAGATTCAGTACAGACACCAGAAATGAGTATCTCCTCAATTTCAGGATTCAGGCCTTTCTCCGACTACAACCAGCTATCGATCGATGAAATCAGAATCTACAACAAAACGCTTTCAGAGGCCGAGATACAGGACCTTGCGATGAAATGA
- a CDS encoding tRNA-binding protein: MFDAEFKVGTVEKAEDFSEAEKPEMAKLWINLGEEKVQSAAQTGYNYKPEELEGRQVICATNLGNVRIAGFKSEVLTVGVPDEDGNPVLVGPDTEVPEGGELY; encoded by the coding sequence ATGTTTGACGCAGAGTTCAAAGTCGGCACAGTAGAAAAAGCCGAAGACTTCTCAGAGGCAGAAAAACCAGAAATGGCCAAACTCTGGATAAACCTCGGAGAAGAAAAAGTCCAGAGCGCAGCACAGACAGGATACAACTACAAACCTGAAGAACTGGAAGGCCGACAGGTAATCTGCGCAACCAACCTCGGCAACGTCAGAATAGCAGGATTCAAATCCGAAGTACTAACAGTAGGAGTACCGGACGAAGACGGAAACCCAGTACTCGTAGGCCCGGACACAGAAGTACCAGAGGGCGGCGAACTCTACTAA
- a CDS encoding VRR-NUC domain-containing protein → MIEDKITNTEKIAKDIIDSNWDNFLRATPAAVERFEEKHPGACEAVNRKVQEEGVKGLGNVFRPGVPDFLAFDDTGEYKFIEVKGEGDGLRHSQLKWFRDFQELNSEIWFTDSNQGITEKMNTENLNAYSLRKPSSANTRGNAEITESEEKGFHNVQIPETLAAAMNLEKGDRVNWKIRDRSTLELDTD, encoded by the coding sequence ATGATAGAAGACAAAATAACCAACACAGAAAAAATAGCAAAAGACATCATCGACAGCAACTGGGACAACTTTCTCAGGGCCACACCAGCAGCAGTCGAAAGATTCGAGGAAAAACATCCTGGAGCCTGCGAAGCAGTAAACAGAAAAGTACAGGAAGAAGGAGTGAAAGGCCTTGGAAACGTTTTCAGGCCTGGAGTGCCGGACTTTCTGGCGTTCGATGATACAGGAGAATACAAGTTCATAGAGGTCAAGGGAGAAGGTGACGGCCTCCGACACTCACAGCTCAAATGGTTCCGTGACTTTCAGGAACTTAACTCAGAGATCTGGTTCACAGACAGCAACCAGGGAATAACAGAGAAAATGAATACTGAAAATCTCAATGCCTACAGCCTGAGAAAACCTTCCTCAGCAAACACCAGAGGCAACGCAGAGATAACGGAATCCGAAGAGAAAGGATTCCACAACGTCCAGATACCTGAAACACTTGCAGCAGCAATGAATCTGGAAAAAGGAGACAGAGTAAACTGGAAAATAAGAGACCGATCAACACTTGAACTTGACACAGACTGA
- a CDS encoding aminoglycoside phosphotransferase family protein: protein MKQKVEKAVKQVFGVEAQEISEISEGLKHETYRATVDGKDYIIQFSGDEYDNHASLKHCLNMYELLSDTVKIPHAVTKQVQEINGQKYTVVEKLEGQSGEKNISPEKTRKAGRELAKIHNYTTLEKEGWIEFTEKGLEIVEFEEGSLKQHYLTELEEKLEILREEGLEELADKIQKFVEERKDQWPEEFEAVICHDDFTPDNTIYLNGEINGIIDMDYAFSGLDARNIVKAANSFWMHDPGKEWPREKFYEGYSEERPLPDNFREMEELFRVETLVQLVASLIDMEVLSEDQVEFYEREILEELETPSI from the coding sequence ATGAAACAAAAAGTAGAGAAAGCAGTCAAACAAGTATTCGGGGTAGAGGCCCAGGAAATCAGCGAAATATCTGAAGGATTGAAACATGAGACCTATCGGGCCACGGTAGACGGCAAGGATTACATCATCCAGTTCTCCGGCGACGAATACGACAACCATGCATCCCTCAAGCACTGCCTGAACATGTACGAACTTCTCTCAGACACAGTCAAAATCCCACACGCAGTGACCAAACAAGTCCAAGAAATCAACGGCCAGAAATACACGGTAGTCGAGAAACTCGAAGGACAATCAGGAGAAAAGAACATCTCACCAGAGAAAACACGGAAAGCAGGCCGCGAACTAGCCAAAATCCATAATTACACGACACTCGAAAAAGAAGGCTGGATAGAATTCACAGAAAAAGGCCTTGAAATAGTAGAGTTCGAAGAAGGAAGCCTCAAACAACACTACCTCACAGAACTCGAAGAAAAACTTGAGATACTGCGTGAAGAAGGCCTGGAAGAACTCGCCGACAAAATACAGAAATTCGTCGAAGAAAGAAAAGACCAGTGGCCCGAAGAATTCGAAGCAGTAATCTGCCACGACGACTTCACACCCGACAACACAATATACCTCAACGGAGAAATCAACGGCATAATCGACATGGACTACGCATTCTCAGGCCTCGATGCCAGAAACATAGTCAAAGCAGCCAACTCCTTCTGGATGCACGACCCAGGAAAAGAATGGCCTAGAGAAAAATTCTACGAAGGTTATTCCGAAGAAAGGCCTCTGCCTGATAATTTCCGGGAGATGGAGGAGTTGTTTAGGGTAGAAACTCTAGTACAGCTAGTGGCCTCACTGATAGATATGGAAGTCTTATCGGAGGATCAAGTGGAGTTTTATGAGAGGGAAATTTTAGAGGAATTGGAAACGCCATCAATATAA
- a CDS encoding LamG-like jellyroll fold domain-containing protein: protein MRNTKFAVALALAILMASFASAGLQNYYRFDSTGMSTLDYSQNGQDNMLKGGSFRMDGRDDYISVNHSGRLNLSIDNGYAVSTWFKVRNFSDTRFRLGSMGHNDYGRAGNFSPAYDSFMNINGNQICDNCARGFTIAKMNSSWGLNETKEIDTHGGDGYGGDACNAAGNMSQYLQSQPEGTKMIMITDDQPHPAGNCDDAAVLEEWEETLKDYGANGEDVTNKSEFVRANHYRASYMLIGSKGAGNKNAYYWNFRPRYSTALYMKSGQIVRIGRQAGLRTYDGKLQGFTDGVESEASLSTGWHHAVIQFTSDNRSELWLDGEKVGDKSVNPSDNLIYGADNEMIIGGPLFHGSVDQVTVYDQDLTATDIQKLSEQDYIGKNYLERWKMNGTTQEVVSTGPLMGDFHSGGTVAAWRMNDGAGSTTEDQSENNVDATLTNTSWVDGVSGQALNFSGDSYASLGQVDQLADNQEITISTWVYPEKRVDDWQAFFGDDWDKYLFGIPRNGKEFSFDVRNTTNDQINAIDYSFPEWQRWYHVVAVADANRGFLKIYVNGTLETSTQKDFTMKNTTGPAFIGSLSDSGNTDRFYGKIDEMTISTTAWGQDEVEKAFETQKARAVERYNFTSGKSTGSEGLFYTNAYSFDGSDDYIQIDHKLPDNQTVSAWIKTTDGAGTNHWQTKAIAHQENSGPANDWGFGIDSEGKLVYGNGNGSSDRYVNSDRKVADGRWHHVAFTREKSSGLVKLFIDGSLDGSAYLSTTSLTDADRSGGGIQIGRAGDNSPAKFTNMEIDEFRIYDEKLADQEIARLAFK from the coding sequence GTGAGAAACACCAAGTTTGCAGTGGCCCTTGCTCTTGCAATTTTAATGGCTTCATTTGCATCTGCAGGCCTTCAGAACTACTACCGTTTCGACAGCACAGGAATGAGTACACTCGACTACTCTCAAAATGGCCAGGATAACATGCTGAAAGGAGGAAGTTTCAGAATGGATGGAAGAGATGACTACATTTCTGTCAATCATTCAGGCCGCCTGAATCTTTCGATAGACAACGGTTACGCAGTTTCAACATGGTTTAAAGTCAGGAATTTTTCAGATACAAGATTCAGACTTGGATCAATGGGCCACAATGACTACGGTAGAGCTGGAAACTTCAGTCCTGCCTATGACAGCTTCATGAATATAAACGGAAATCAGATCTGCGACAACTGCGCTAGAGGGTTTACAATCGCTAAAATGAACAGCTCATGGGGCCTGAATGAGACCAAAGAGATTGATACTCACGGAGGAGACGGATATGGTGGAGATGCCTGCAATGCCGCAGGAAACATGTCGCAGTATCTTCAGAGCCAGCCAGAAGGCACGAAAATGATAATGATAACCGATGATCAGCCTCATCCAGCAGGAAACTGCGATGATGCAGCAGTACTGGAGGAATGGGAGGAAACACTGAAAGACTACGGCGCCAACGGAGAAGACGTCACAAACAAGTCAGAGTTCGTCAGAGCAAACCACTACAGGGCCTCATACATGCTTATCGGAAGCAAGGGTGCAGGAAACAAGAACGCGTACTACTGGAACTTCAGGCCTCGTTACAGTACAGCACTTTACATGAAAAGCGGCCAGATAGTGAGAATCGGAAGACAGGCCGGGCTAAGAACTTACGATGGCAAACTTCAGGGATTCACGGATGGAGTTGAATCTGAGGCCTCTCTAAGCACGGGCTGGCATCATGCAGTGATCCAGTTCACCTCTGACAACAGGTCAGAGCTCTGGCTTGACGGAGAAAAAGTAGGGGACAAATCGGTAAACCCTTCTGACAACTTGATCTACGGCGCAGACAACGAGATGATCATTGGAGGCCCGCTTTTCCACGGCTCAGTCGACCAAGTAACAGTCTATGACCAGGATCTAACAGCTACAGATATACAGAAACTATCTGAACAGGATTATATTGGGAAGAACTATCTTGAAAGATGGAAAATGAACGGAACAACGCAGGAAGTGGTGTCAACAGGGCCTCTAATGGGAGATTTCCATTCGGGAGGTACAGTTGCAGCGTGGAGAATGAACGATGGAGCAGGCTCAACCACAGAGGATCAGTCAGAGAACAACGTGGATGCCACACTGACTAACACTTCATGGGTTGACGGAGTTTCAGGCCAGGCACTAAACTTCAGCGGAGACTCATACGCTTCTCTCGGACAGGTAGATCAACTTGCGGACAACCAGGAAATCACTATTTCTACATGGGTATATCCGGAAAAAAGAGTGGATGACTGGCAGGCCTTCTTCGGAGATGACTGGGATAAGTACCTGTTTGGAATCCCCAGAAACGGTAAGGAATTCTCCTTCGACGTAAGAAACACCACTAACGACCAGATCAACGCTATAGACTACAGCTTCCCGGAATGGCAGAGATGGTATCATGTAGTGGCCGTAGCAGACGCCAACAGAGGGTTTCTTAAAATCTATGTGAACGGAACACTGGAAACAAGCACTCAGAAAGACTTCACAATGAAAAACACGACAGGTCCAGCATTCATCGGCAGCCTCTCGGACTCTGGCAACACAGACAGATTCTACGGCAAAATCGATGAAATGACAATCTCAACAACAGCGTGGGGCCAGGACGAGGTAGAGAAAGCATTTGAAACACAGAAAGCCAGAGCCGTAGAAAGATACAATTTCACATCTGGAAAATCAACAGGCAGCGAAGGCCTCTTCTACACCAATGCATACAGTTTTGACGGCAGCGATGACTACATCCAGATAGACCACAAACTACCTGACAACCAGACTGTTTCTGCATGGATCAAAACTACTGATGGGGCAGGAACCAATCACTGGCAGACCAAGGCCATAGCACATCAGGAAAACTCAGGCCCTGCAAATGACTGGGGATTCGGAATAGATAGTGAAGGAAAACTTGTCTACGGTAATGGAAACGGCAGCAGCGATAGGTACGTAAACTCTGACAGAAAAGTAGCTGACGGAAGATGGCATCACGTGGCCTTCACACGTGAAAAAAGTTCAGGCCTTGTCAAACTGTTTATAGACGGATCTCTTGATGGTTCAGCATATCTCTCAACTACCAGCTTGACGGATGCAGATCGTTCTGGCGGAGGAATACAGATAGGTAGGGCTGGCGACAATTCTCCGGCCAAGTTCACTAACATGGAGATTGATGAGTTCCGGATATATGATGAAAAACTTGCAGATCAGGAGATTGCACGGCTAGCATTCAAGTAG